The DNA region ATTTCGCGAAGCTCGAGAAGTCAGGCAGTTCGGATACGTTGCGGCATCAGAGTCTCACCGTGCAGATGGTTTCCAATCCATCGTGGTATGCGGTAATGGCGTTGCCCTATTTGATGGAGTTCCCGCATGAATGCTCGGAGCAAACGTTCAATCGCTTCTACGCGAATGCACTCGCGCGAAACATTGCCAATTCTGATCCCAGGATTCGCCGGGTGTTCGATCAATGGAAAGGGACGCCGGCATTGGAGAGTCCGCTGGAAAAAAATCAGGATTTGAAAAGCGTCAGCATCGAGGAGACGCCGTGGCTTCGGCAGGCGGAATCCGAAAGCCAGGCGCGCAGGAATGTGGGAATATTGTTCGATGAGAATCGGCTGAACGATGAAACAGCTTCGGTTCTTCAGAAATTGCAGCAGATGCAGTTGTCGGATGGTTTGTGGCCATGGTTCCCAGGCGGCAGAGGCGATGAATATATCACGCTCTATATCACCACCGGATTCGGACGTTTGCGGCATCTGGGATTGGATGTGAATACCGGTGTTGCTGTTCGCTCGCTAAATCGGCTGGATGGCTGGATCGACGAACAGTATCGCGAAATTCTGAAGCACGATCATCCCAATGACAACCATCTGAGTACCACCGTGGCATTTTACCTTTATGGACGGAGTTTCTTCTTAAAGGACCGGCCTGTTAATGCCGTGCATCAGGAGGCGGTGAATTACTTCCTGGGCCAGGCGCGCAAATACTGGCTGGAGATGGGGAATCGGCAGTCGCAAGGACATCTGGCGATTGCGCTGCTGCGGTTCGGTGATAACAAAACGCCGAAGGACATTATGAAATCCATCAAGGAACATTCGGTGAGCAATGAAGAGATGGGAATGTTCTGGCGGGACACGGAACTTTCATGGTGGTGGTATCGTGCGCCGATTGAGACGCAGGCATTAATGATCGAGGCATTCGATGAAGTGATGCAGGACGCCAAGACGGTCGAGGATTGCAAGGTCTGGCTCTTGAAACAGAAGCAGACGGAGGATTGGAAAACGACCAAGGCGACGGCCGATGCCGTGTATGCGTTGTTGTTGCGCGGAACCAACCTGCTCGCGTCCGATGCGCTGGTGGAAGTGTCCCTCGGAGGCAAGACCATCAAGCCGGAAAAGGTGGAGGCGGGCACTGGCTTTTATGAACAGAAGTTTGCAGGCGCGGAGGTGAAGCCGAAAATGGGTGAGATCGTGGTGAAGAAGATAGATACAGGTGTCGCGTGGGGCAGCGTGCATTGGCAATATCTGGAAGACATCTCCAAGGTAACGCCTCATGAAGGGACGCCCTTAAAGTTGAACAAAACGCTGTTCGTAAAACGAAACACGGCAAGAGGCCCGGTGCTTGAGCCATTGAAAGGTGGCGTGAATGTCGGCGATGAATTGGTGGTGCGAATCGAACTGCGCACGGACCGCGACATGGAATATGTGCACATGAAAGACCAGCGCGGTAGCGGGTTGGAGCCAGTGAACGTGTTATCGCAATACAAGTATCAGGATGGACTGGCTTATTACGAATCGACGCGCGACACCGCGAGCCATTTCTTCATCGATTACCTGCCGAAAGGAGTTTATGTCTTTGAATATTCCACACGCGTGGCGCAAAGAGGGCAATATCAAAGCGGCATTGCGGAGATACAGTGCATGTATGCCCCGGAGTTTAACAGCCATTCGCAGAGTTATGGGATTACGGTGAAATGAATCAGGATTGTTTTTTGCAAATTAAAAATCCATTCCGCTCGATTTAGAATCAACACGCTCCAAGGAGCAGACGCGCCTTGATAAGTTGAGATTTAATTTATACGATCTCAAGGTATCAAGTTGTTATGGAGAAAATCCTTTCACGAATCAATCTGGCAGGTTGGGTGTACAGTCTCTTAGCTTCGATTGGTTATGTTATTGTCTACCCTCCTGGACCCACCTTGGCTTCGATGCTCTCAGCAAAACTTAATCTTGGAATCAAAGCGAGTGGGGTCTTTCT from Pedosphaera parvula Ellin514 includes:
- a CDS encoding alpha-2-macroglobulin family protein produces the protein MNRTRGAASLMKLADNGIADASVLSAGKSDMVAAPGRESKPLVDLSKVTARKNLNETAFFFPQLTSDSNGVVRMVFTMPEALTQWKFMGFAHDKEMRSGFLEGKTVTAKDLMVQPNAPRFLREGDVLEFSVKVLNQTTNRQAGKVRLTFNQALNDKSADQLLGNTKPELDFDIPAKESRSYSWRIKVPDDIGFLSYKAVGSTGTVSDGEEGYLPVLSRRILVTESLPLPIRGPATKKFDFAKLEKSGSSDTLRHQSLTVQMVSNPSWYAVMALPYLMEFPHECSEQTFNRFYANALARNIANSDPRIRRVFDQWKGTPALESPLEKNQDLKSVSIEETPWLRQAESESQARRNVGILFDENRLNDETASVLQKLQQMQLSDGLWPWFPGGRGDEYITLYITTGFGRLRHLGLDVNTGVAVRSLNRLDGWIDEQYREILKHDHPNDNHLSTTVAFYLYGRSFFLKDRPVNAVHQEAVNYFLGQARKYWLEMGNRQSQGHLAIALLRFGDNKTPKDIMKSIKEHSVSNEEMGMFWRDTELSWWWYRAPIETQALMIEAFDEVMQDAKTVEDCKVWLLKQKQTEDWKTTKATADAVYALLLRGTNLLASDALVEVSLGGKTIKPEKVEAGTGFYEQKFAGAEVKPKMGEIVVKKIDTGVAWGSVHWQYLEDISKVTPHEGTPLKLNKTLFVKRNTARGPVLEPLKGGVNVGDELVVRIELRTDRDMEYVHMKDQRGSGLEPVNVLSQYKYQDGLAYYESTRDTASHFFIDYLPKGVYVFEYSTRVAQRGQYQSGIAEIQCMYAPEFNSHSQSYGITVK